The genome window GCGCGATCAACCCGAACGTGTTTCAAGACGATCAGTACAAGCTGGGCAGCGTGTGCAGCCCGTTCGGCGCCGTGCGTGAAGAAGCCATCGCGCACATGGTCGAGTGCTGCGACATCATGGGCAAAACGGGCAGCGGACTGCTCAGCCTGTGGTTCGCCGACGGCACCAACTACGCCGGCCAAGACAGCATCCGCGGCCGTAAGCATCGCCTCGAGAGCGGACTGGCCGAGGTCTATAAACACCTGCCCGCCGGCGGCCGCATGTTGATCGAGTACAAGTTCTTTGAACCCGCGTTCTATCACACCGATCTGGCCGACTGGGGCACGGCCTATGCCACCGCCCTCAAGCTGGGCGCGCAGGCCGAGGTGCTGGTCGATACCGGGCACCATGCGCAGGGCACGAACATCGCGCACATCGTCGCCTTCCTGCTGGACGAAGGGCGGCTTGGCGGGTTCCACTTCAACGCGCGCCGCTACGCCGACGACGATCTGATCGTCGGCACCAACAACCCGTTCGAGCTGTTTGAGATCTTCGTCGAGCTGGTCAGTGCGGGCAGCAAGGCCGACAACGTCGCCTACATGATCGACCAGAGCCACAACATCGAGCCGAAGCTGGAGGCGATGCTGCTCAGTGTGCTCAACTGTCAGGTCGCCTACGCGAAGGCGCTGATTGTGGATTATCGCAAGCTGGCCGCCATGCAGGCAGCGGGCGACGTGCTGGGCGCGCAGCAGGTGCTGGTCGACGCCTTCGAGACCGATGTGCGTCCGCTGTTGGCGCAGGTGCGCGTCGAAATGGGACGCGATCCGGACCCGCTGGCGGCGCTCCGGCGCGACGATTACGCGGCGCGGATCGCCAAAGAGCGCGGCGCCGGTGTCAGCGGGGGCAGCGGCTATCCCGGATAGTCCGCGCCGCGTCGTTCAGCCGCGCGGGCGATCAGGTCGAGCGTAAAGTCTTCGAGCGATTCGATATGCGCGTCGCACAAGGCCAGCACGTCGGGCGTCAGCGGAAAATCGGGCGACGGCGCGGCGACTGCGATCATGCGGGCCGCCTTGAGCGCGCGAATGCCGTTGGACGAGTCCTCGATCCCGAGCGAGACGTCCGGCCCGACGCCGAGGCGTTCCATGGCGGCGACGTAGATATCGGGCGCGGGCTTGCCGTTGGGGTAGTCGTCGCCGAATACGATCGCCTCGAAGACCTGATCCAGCCCGCTGAGTTCCATCACGTGCACGATGATCTCGGTGGGTGAGCCGGACGCCAACGCGCAGCGGAAATTCGCCGCCGCCAGCTTGACCGCCTCGATCGCGCCCGGGCGCAGCGGCAGGTGCTCGTCGTAGTGGGCCATCACGCGCCGCTTCATCTCGGTCATGATGTCGTCCAAATTCTCGGCGAGGGCGAGGCGTTCCTGCATTACGCGCGCCCAGCCGATTGTGCTGCGGCCCATGGCCACGCGCTGATCGGCGTCCGTCCACACCTTGCCGCGGTCGCGCGCGAACTCCTCGCGCGAGCGGTGCCAGTACACCTCGCTGTCGACGAGGACGCCATCCATATCGAAAATCACGGCTTCAACGGCGATGAGGTTGCTCTCTTCGTTCGGGGCGCTGCGCTCGATGCGCGCCAGTATAGACGG of Candidatus Flexicrinis affinis contains these proteins:
- the rhaI gene encoding L-rhamnose isomerase, translating into MDHLSHYPALAERLTKAGLNVEDVKTKLKTQHIETPSWGYGNSGTRFKVFAWPGAARTAFERIADAAYIHRLSGIAPSVALHIPWDKVDDWGALKQYAGEQGVAIGAINPNVFQDDQYKLGSVCSPFGAVREEAIAHMVECCDIMGKTGSGLLSLWFADGTNYAGQDSIRGRKHRLESGLAEVYKHLPAGGRMLIEYKFFEPAFYHTDLADWGTAYATALKLGAQAEVLVDTGHHAQGTNIAHIVAFLLDEGRLGGFHFNARRYADDDLIVGTNNPFELFEIFVELVSAGSKADNVAYMIDQSHNIEPKLEAMLLSVLNCQVAYAKALIVDYRKLAAMQAAGDVLGAQQVLVDAFETDVRPLLAQVRVEMGRDPDPLAALRRDDYAARIAKERGAGVSGGSGYPG
- a CDS encoding HAD family phosphatase, producing the protein MDGVLVDSEVYWHRSREEFARDRGKVWTDADQRVAMGRSTIGWARVMQERLALAENLDDIMTEMKRRVMAHYDEHLPLRPGAIEAVKLAAANFRCALASGSPTEIIVHVMELSGLDQVFEAIVFGDDYPNGKPAPDIYVAAMERLGVGPDVSLGIEDSSNGIRALKAARMIAVAAPSPDFPLTPDVLALCDAHIESLEDFTLDLIARAAERRGADYPG